A genome region from Gigantopelta aegis isolate Gae_Host chromosome 3, Gae_host_genome, whole genome shotgun sequence includes the following:
- the LOC121389612 gene encoding phospholipase A(2)-like: MQSTSRCLTCFVCVFLLTLGTNIWVMDLVKFSLMFFTVKGLPTIEEYRFMDKNTMFEEYLVTDGNTLVVYEIDKLGNLRCSVLANGTEKPEAKNASAQFVTSNMIDRLLTRCKSSQTPHRTRRAIMFPGTKWCGDGDSAANNSDLGEYRDTDGCCRDHDLCDIYIPGFSHRYGLSNMYPFSRMSCDCDTKFYWCLKDINDSVSGHVGSLYFNFIRPTCLIPTNKSRCVYSSMWSWLTSRCDETQLDMQWSSFNSTF, from the exons ATGCAGTCGACTTCAAGGTGCTTGACATGTTTCgtttgtgtttttcttctcACACTCGGCACGAATATTTGGGTGATGGATTTAGTCAAATTCTCACTTATGTTTTTCACTGTTAAAGGTCTACCCACGATCGAAGAATATCGTTTTATGGACAAAAACACAATGTTTGAAGAATACCTTGTTACCGATGGGAACACACTGGTAGTTTATGAGATTGACAAACTTGGAAACCTTCGATGCTCTGTTTTAGC AAATGGGACTGAGAAACCTGAAGCTAAGAACGCCAGCGCCCAATTTGTGACCAGTAACATGATAGACAGACTGTTAACACGATGTAAAAGCAGTCAGACTCCACACAGGACAAGACGAGCTATAATGTTTCCag GTACAAAGTGGTGTGGTGACGGAGACTCTGCCGCTAACAACTCGGATCTGGGAGAATATCGCGACACTGACGGATGTTGTCGAGACCATGAtctttgtgatatatatattccaGGATTTAGCCACCGCTATGGTCTCAGTAATATGTATCCATTTTCCAG AATGTCGTGTGACTGTGACACAAAGTTCTACTGGTGTTTGAAGGACATCAATGATAGCGTGTCAGGTCATGTGGGGAGTCTCTACTTCAACTTCATCAGACCCACCTGTCTGATACCAACAAACAAGTCGAGATGTGTTTACAGCAG TATGTGGAGCTGGCTGACATCTAGGTGTGATGAAACACAACTGGATATGCAATGGAGCAGTTTCAACAGTACGTTCTGA